Proteins from a genomic interval of Treponema succinifaciens DSM 2489:
- a CDS encoding MraY family glycosyltransferase — MLVFYASLLTFILSLLLTWLIIKICKRYEIYDEIDPRKIHSGNIPRLGGVAVFVSFFVCAGIYVCLFQKGAFDFAWQAFLGLLLIFAFGFIDDLVDLHARFKFLIQIAAALLVALSPVGINKIFFVNLNPVFGKIFTFFWILVCVNAFNLIDGIDWLCSGISFLSIITFGVLSLIFRTYSFSLYFILAGAIAGFMVFNRPPARIFLGDSGSQTLGFAVAVFPLIYKESPSFEYNKMLIMLLIASIPLTDVIAATWRRLRDHRSIFSADRSHIHHKMLNVGFSRCATIVFLLCLQVLICFSVLISYKLTVRVATAELCLFLAIVELVFITFHYLNHSVNLRRTGHLQDHPMEEH, encoded by the coding sequence TTGTTGGTATTTTATGCTTCGTTACTGACTTTTATTTTGAGCCTTTTGCTGACTTGGCTTATAATAAAGATTTGTAAAAGATACGAAATTTATGATGAAATAGATCCTCGCAAGATTCATAGCGGAAACATTCCTCGTTTGGGAGGTGTCGCAGTCTTTGTGTCTTTTTTTGTTTGCGCAGGAATCTACGTCTGCCTTTTTCAGAAGGGAGCATTTGATTTTGCCTGGCAAGCATTTTTAGGACTGCTTTTGATATTTGCCTTTGGATTTATTGACGACCTTGTTGATTTGCACGCACGGTTTAAGTTTTTAATTCAGATTGCCGCGGCTCTTTTGGTTGCGCTGAGTCCTGTTGGAATCAACAAAATATTCTTTGTAAACTTGAATCCTGTTTTTGGAAAGATTTTTACTTTTTTTTGGATTTTGGTCTGTGTAAATGCTTTCAATTTGATTGACGGAATTGACTGGCTTTGCTCTGGAATTTCATTTCTTTCTATTATAACGTTTGGCGTTTTAAGCTTGATTTTTAGAACATACTCATTTTCACTTTATTTTATTCTTGCGGGCGCAATTGCAGGATTTATGGTTTTCAATAGACCGCCGGCAAGAATATTCCTTGGAGATTCAGGAAGCCAGACTTTGGGTTTTGCTGTTGCAGTTTTTCCGCTTATTTACAAAGAATCTCCAAGTTTTGAGTATAACAAGATGCTCATAATGCTTCTTATTGCGTCTATTCCTCTTACAGATGTTATTGCCGCCACTTGGAGAAGACTCCGTGATCACCGTTCTATTTTCAGTGCGGACAGATCCCATATTCACCACAAAATGCTTAACGTTGGATTTTCACGATGCGCGACAATTGTATTCCTTTTGTGCCTTCAGGTTCTTATCTGCTTTTCAGTTTTGATTTCATACAAGCTTACTGTAAGAGTTGCGACTGCCGAGCTTTGCCTGTTTTTGGCTATAGTTGAGCTTGTTTTTATCACATTCCATTATCTGAATCATTCTGTAAATCTTAGAAGAACAGGACATCTTCAAGACCATCCAATGGAAGAGCACTAA
- the argS gene encoding arginine--tRNA ligase — MLSQKDLFKSAVLNAVNQFKIENKIDCPEIDEKLVRVENPPRPEMGDLGSPMFPFAKMFRMAPPAIAASVAQSLKKSAENDASLASLGEFDAAGPYVNIKLNKAASASGILASIVSQGENYGSFDSAGKKPLEGQRIMVEFSSPNTNKPLHLGHLRNDALGESVSRILKKAGAEVFKVDLINNRGIHICKSMLAYKLFHEAKNETPESLGMKGDHFVGQCYVEFDKYSKEHPEAVQQAEEMLVKWEQGDKEVRGLWQKMNSWTLDGLKETYKRTGIVFDKFYFESDTYLKGKDEILKGLEKGVFFKAPDGSVRIDVTDVVGKGKDEDSHEKVLLRKDGTSVYITQDIGTAISRHNDWPFNQLVYVVASEQNYHFKILFHILKKLGFGWTEKLFHLSYGLVNLPSGRMKSREGTVVDADDLIDSLHAQALKAIEERGRDNSVGNPDEVAEKVALAALDYYLLNVAPVKDMLFNPEESLSFNGNTGPYLQYMGARIASILRKAKEQGLEPSSSVEDFSLLTAESEWALIKDLERFPSIVQKSAETLDPSGMASYLYDVSKSFSAFYRDCPIVGTASENERLAKARLALAQCTLSVLKSGMDLVLVPYLERM; from the coding sequence ATGTTAAGTCAAAAAGATTTGTTTAAATCCGCTGTGTTGAATGCTGTGAATCAGTTTAAAATTGAAAATAAAATAGATTGCCCTGAAATTGACGAAAAGCTTGTGCGTGTGGAAAATCCGCCGCGCCCTGAAATGGGAGACTTGGGAAGCCCGATGTTTCCGTTCGCCAAAATGTTCAGAATGGCTCCTCCTGCAATTGCCGCCTCCGTTGCCCAGTCGCTTAAAAAATCCGCGGAAAACGATGCGTCTCTTGCTTCTCTTGGTGAATTTGACGCTGCCGGTCCTTATGTGAATATAAAGTTAAATAAGGCTGCTTCTGCTTCAGGAATTCTGGCTTCGATTGTTTCTCAGGGGGAAAACTACGGCTCTTTTGATTCCGCAGGAAAAAAGCCTCTTGAAGGCCAGCGGATTATGGTTGAATTCTCTTCGCCGAACACAAACAAGCCGCTTCATCTTGGACATCTTCGCAATGACGCCCTTGGTGAAAGCGTGAGCCGGATTCTAAAAAAAGCGGGTGCGGAAGTTTTCAAAGTTGACCTTATTAACAACCGCGGAATCCATATCTGCAAATCCATGTTGGCGTACAAGCTTTTCCATGAGGCAAAAAATGAAACCCCGGAATCTCTTGGAATGAAGGGAGATCATTTTGTAGGCCAGTGCTATGTTGAGTTTGACAAGTATTCCAAGGAGCACCCGGAAGCCGTTCAGCAGGCGGAAGAAATGCTTGTAAAATGGGAGCAGGGAGACAAAGAAGTCCGCGGGCTTTGGCAGAAAATGAACAGCTGGACTTTGGACGGACTAAAGGAAACTTATAAGAGAACTGGAATTGTCTTTGACAAATTCTATTTTGAAAGCGACACTTATCTAAAAGGAAAAGATGAAATCTTAAAAGGACTTGAAAAGGGTGTATTCTTTAAAGCTCCCGATGGTTCTGTGAGAATTGATGTTACCGATGTTGTTGGAAAAGGCAAGGATGAAGACAGCCACGAAAAAGTTCTTCTTAGAAAAGACGGAACTTCTGTTTACATAACCCAGGACATTGGAACTGCAATCAGCCGCCACAATGACTGGCCTTTTAATCAGCTTGTTTACGTTGTTGCAAGCGAGCAGAACTATCATTTTAAGATTCTTTTCCATATCTTGAAAAAACTTGGATTCGGCTGGACTGAAAAACTGTTCCATTTGAGCTATGGACTTGTAAACCTTCCGAGCGGAAGAATGAAAAGCCGTGAGGGAACCGTTGTTGACGCTGATGACTTGATTGATAGCCTCCATGCTCAGGCTTTAAAGGCGATTGAAGAGCGTGGCAGGGACAATTCAGTTGGGAATCCTGATGAAGTTGCTGAAAAAGTCGCGCTGGCTGCCTTGGATTATTACCTTTTGAATGTTGCGCCGGTAAAAGATATGCTTTTTAACCCGGAAGAATCACTTAGCTTCAACGGAAACACAGGACCTTATCTTCAGTACATGGGAGCGCGCATCGCTTCAATTTTACGCAAGGCAAAAGAGCAGGGGCTTGAGCCGTCTAGTTCGGTAGAAGATTTTTCACTTTTGACTGCGGAAAGCGAATGGGCTTTGATAAAGGATTTGGAAAGATTTCCTTCTATTGTTCAAAAATCTGCGGAAACTTTAGATCCAAGCGGAATGGCTTCTTACCTTTACGATGTAAGCAAAAGTTTCAGTGCGTTTTACCGTGACTGTCCGATTGTCGGAACTGCTTCTGAAAATGAGCGTCTTGCAAAAGCCCGCCTTGCTCTTGCGCAATGCACTTTGTCTGTTTTAAAAAGCGGAATGGATCTTGTTCTTGTTCCTTACTTGGAAAGAATGTAA
- a CDS encoding citrate/2-methylcitrate synthase, producing MNENSQNSNFIDKLSKLTVDNDPIDPALYEKFNVKRGLRYADGRGVLVGLTKIGDVVGYYIDESGSKVAIPGKLIYRGYNVEDIVEDAELHHQFGFEQCVYLLLFGQLPTQSQLDEFSSFLGSLRSLPEYFTEDMIMKAPSSDIMNKIARGVLASYSYDPDPENRDVANILRQCIELISRFSTLAAYGYQAKRRYYDGKSMYIHNPLPELSTSENFLRLTRNDKSYTRLEAEILDLALILHAEHGGGNNSSLTIHVVSSADTDTYSAVAAAVGSLKGRRHGGANIRVIEMMDNIKENVRDWSNEKEIEDYLYKIGKKEAFDRTGLIYGQGHAVYTISDPRAILLRNKAAELAKEKDCEEEFNLYTSIERLAPEILYELHGQKKRICTNVDFYSGFVYSMLGIPRELYTPLFAIARIAGWSAHRIEEIVAGKRIYRPAYKNVAEEREYVPMEKRK from the coding sequence ATGAACGAAAACAGTCAGAACTCAAATTTTATCGACAAACTTTCAAAACTTACTGTGGACAACGATCCCATAGATCCAGCCCTTTATGAAAAATTCAATGTCAAGCGCGGACTTAGATATGCGGACGGACGCGGAGTTTTGGTCGGACTTACAAAAATCGGAGATGTTGTAGGATATTATATCGATGAGTCTGGAAGCAAAGTCGCCATTCCTGGAAAACTGATTTACCGTGGATATAATGTTGAGGATATTGTAGAAGACGCGGAGCTTCATCATCAGTTTGGATTTGAGCAGTGCGTTTATCTTCTTTTGTTCGGACAGCTTCCTACTCAGTCGCAGCTGGATGAATTTTCAAGTTTCTTGGGAAGCCTAAGGTCTCTTCCTGAATATTTTACAGAAGACATGATAATGAAAGCGCCTTCAAGCGATATTATGAATAAAATAGCGCGCGGAGTTCTTGCCTCATATTCTTATGATCCAGATCCTGAAAACCGCGATGTTGCAAATATTCTTCGCCAGTGCATAGAGCTTATTTCCCGCTTTTCCACATTGGCCGCTTATGGCTATCAGGCAAAACGCCGCTATTATGATGGAAAAAGTATGTACATCCATAATCCGCTTCCAGAGCTTAGCACTTCTGAAAATTTCCTGCGCCTTACAAGAAACGATAAGAGCTATACTCGTCTTGAAGCTGAAATTCTTGACCTTGCGCTTATTCTTCATGCCGAGCACGGTGGTGGAAACAACTCTTCTCTTACAATCCACGTAGTTTCATCTGCGGACACAGATACTTATTCCGCTGTTGCCGCCGCGGTTGGCTCTTTAAAAGGCCGCCGCCATGGTGGAGCGAATATCCGCGTTATAGAAATGATGGACAATATCAAAGAAAATGTAAGAGACTGGAGCAACGAAAAGGAAATAGAGGACTATCTTTATAAAATCGGGAAAAAAGAAGCCTTCGACCGCACAGGACTTATCTACGGACAAGGGCACGCCGTCTATACAATCAGCGATCCGCGTGCAATTCTTCTAAGAAACAAGGCTGCAGAACTTGCAAAGGAAAAGGACTGCGAGGAAGAATTCAATCTTTACACTTCAATAGAACGGCTTGCTCCGGAAATTCTTTATGAGCTTCACGGACAAAAAAAGCGCATCTGCACAAATGTTGACTTTTATTCAGGCTTTGTTTATTCAATGCTTGGAATTCCGCGTGAGCTTTACACTCCTTTGTTTGCCATTGCGAGAATTGCCGGCTGGAGCGCGCATAGAATTGAAGAGATTGTCGCAGGAAAACGCATTTACCGCCCGGCATATAAAAATGTCGCAGAAGAGCGTGAGTATGTTCCAATGGAAAAACGTAAATAA
- a CDS encoding nucleotide exchange factor GrpE produces the protein MSKEKHHHHEEHKHEEHEKLQNAVAQENEKKENAEVQEEKTLSAEEKISELEKQIDGLKKENADLKDQVLRRAADFDNYRKRAIQEKQEAFDFANTNLLKDLLESLDNFDRTVEAAATATDPKSIADGVTMINKNLISMLENKYNLVSYGVAGDAFDPDIHEAIGSSQDPVASPVLKVVYLKGYKLKNRVIRHAKVMVSMPDGTVNPPSEEKKETEEQK, from the coding sequence ATGAGCAAAGAAAAACATCATCACCACGAGGAACACAAGCACGAAGAGCATGAAAAACTTCAGAATGCCGTAGCTCAGGAGAATGAAAAAAAAGAAAATGCGGAAGTTCAGGAAGAAAAAACTCTTTCCGCAGAAGAAAAAATTTCAGAGCTTGAAAAGCAGATTGACGGACTGAAAAAGGAAAATGCTGACTTAAAAGATCAGGTTTTGCGCCGTGCTGCTGATTTTGACAACTACAGAAAAAGAGCGATTCAGGAAAAGCAGGAAGCCTTTGATTTTGCAAACACAAATTTGCTAAAGGATCTTCTTGAAAGCCTTGATAACTTTGACCGCACTGTCGAAGCCGCGGCTACTGCCACAGATCCAAAGTCTATTGCTGATGGCGTTACAATGATAAACAAGAACCTCATCAGTATGCTTGAGAACAAGTACAATCTTGTTTCTTACGGTGTTGCAGGCGATGCGTTTGATCCGGATATTCATGAAGCCATTGGCTCTTCTCAAGACCCGGTAGCTTCTCCTGTTCTGAAAGTAGTTTATCTGAAAGGCTATAAACTCAAGAACAGAGTTATTCGCCATGCAAAAGTAATGGTGAGTATGCCGGACGGAACTGTAAATCCGCCGTCAGAAGAAAAGAAAGAAACTGAAGAACAAAAATAG
- the dnaK gene encoding molecular chaperone DnaK — protein MGKIIGIDLGTTNSCVAVMENGEPVVIQNSEGGRTTPSIVGFTAKGDRIVGLPAKNQMVTNPKNTIYSIKRFIGHRYNELSGEAKLVPYTVKDHGEDVRVEVEENGAKKEYSPQEISAFILQKMKKTAEDYLGETVTEAVITVPAYFNDAQRQATKDAGKIAGLDVKRIINEPTAASLAFGFNKDQKQEKTIAVYDLGGGTFDISILELGDGVFEVKSTNGNTHLGGDDWDRCVVNWLIEQFKADTGIDLSKDSMALQRLREAAENAKISLSNQTTTEINLPFITADATGPKHLQKTLTRAQFEQMTDHLFEATREPCMKAMKDAEITPDKIDEVLLVGGSSRMPKVQEIVKSIFGKEGSRAVNPDEAVAIGAAIQGGVLAGDVKDVLLLDVTPLSLGIETMGGVFTRLINRNTTIPTKKSQVFSTAMDNQTAVSIHVLQGEREMAAQNRTLGNFDLTGIPAAPRGVPQIEVTFDIDANGIVHVSAKDMGTGKEQHIQITSSSGLSEEEINRMVKDAEANADADKKKREAIDAKNEADSLVYATEKSLKDIGDKISADEKSKIEASMNELKEALKGDNIDDIKAKAENLKQASYKMAEELYKSQAAQQQQGAAGAQGTSNPNPDEGKDGNGSGFKGANNADDVEYEVKN, from the coding sequence ATGGGTAAGATTATTGGAATTGACTTGGGAACAACAAATTCTTGCGTCGCTGTAATGGAAAACGGCGAGCCTGTTGTAATCCAGAACTCAGAAGGCGGACGCACAACACCTTCAATCGTTGGTTTTACTGCAAAAGGAGACCGCATTGTTGGTCTTCCTGCAAAGAACCAGATGGTTACAAATCCAAAAAACACAATTTATTCTATTAAACGTTTTATCGGACACCGCTACAACGAGCTTTCTGGTGAAGCAAAGCTTGTTCCATACACTGTAAAAGACCACGGTGAAGATGTCCGTGTTGAAGTTGAAGAAAACGGAGCAAAGAAGGAATACAGCCCTCAGGAAATTTCAGCGTTTATTCTTCAGAAAATGAAGAAGACTGCGGAAGATTATCTTGGCGAAACGGTTACAGAAGCTGTAATTACAGTTCCTGCTTACTTTAACGATGCTCAGCGTCAGGCTACAAAAGATGCTGGTAAAATTGCTGGTCTTGATGTAAAGCGTATTATCAATGAGCCTACAGCAGCATCCTTGGCATTCGGATTCAACAAGGATCAGAAGCAGGAAAAAACAATCGCGGTATACGATCTTGGCGGCGGTACATTTGATATTTCAATTCTTGAGCTTGGCGACGGTGTTTTCGAAGTAAAATCTACAAACGGAAACACTCACCTTGGTGGAGACGACTGGGACCGCTGTGTTGTAAACTGGCTTATTGAGCAGTTCAAGGCTGATACTGGAATCGATCTTTCAAAGGACAGCATGGCTTTGCAGAGACTTCGTGAAGCTGCTGAAAATGCAAAGATTTCTCTTTCAAACCAGACAACAACTGAAATCAACTTGCCGTTTATTACAGCTGATGCCACAGGTCCTAAGCACTTGCAGAAAACTTTGACACGTGCCCAGTTTGAGCAGATGACAGACCATTTGTTTGAAGCTACACGCGAGCCTTGTATGAAGGCCATGAAAGATGCTGAAATTACACCTGATAAGATTGACGAAGTTCTTCTTGTCGGCGGTTCAAGCCGTATGCCAAAAGTTCAGGAAATTGTAAAGTCAATTTTTGGAAAAGAAGGAAGCCGTGCTGTTAACCCGGATGAAGCAGTTGCAATTGGAGCTGCAATTCAGGGCGGTGTTCTTGCAGGCGATGTAAAAGATGTTCTTTTGCTTGATGTTACACCTCTTTCTTTGGGAATCGAAACAATGGGCGGAGTCTTTACTCGCCTTATCAACCGTAACACAACAATTCCTACAAAGAAGAGCCAGGTTTTCTCTACAGCGATGGACAATCAGACTGCTGTAAGCATCCATGTTCTTCAGGGTGAGCGCGAAATGGCAGCCCAGAACAGAACTTTGGGTAATTTTGACCTTACAGGAATTCCTGCGGCACCTCGTGGAGTTCCTCAGATTGAAGTTACATTCGATATTGATGCGAACGGAATTGTCCATGTAAGCGCAAAGGATATGGGAACTGGTAAAGAACAGCATATTCAGATTACTTCTTCAAGCGGACTTTCTGAAGAGGAAATCAACCGTATGGTAAAAGATGCCGAGGCAAATGCCGATGCCGACAAAAAGAAAAGAGAGGCAATCGATGCAAAGAACGAAGCTGACAGCCTTGTTTATGCAACTGAAAAATCTCTCAAGGATATAGGCGACAAGATTTCTGCTGACGAAAAGTCAAAGATTGAAGCATCAATGAACGAACTTAAGGAAGCTCTTAAGGGCGATAATATCGATGACATCAAGGCTAAGGCTGAAAACTTGAAGCAGGCTTCTTACAAGATGGCTGAAGAACTTTACAAGTCTCAGGCTGCACAGCAACAGCAGGGTGCGGCAGGAGCACAGGGAACTTCAAATCCAAATCCTGATGAAGGAAAAGACGGAAATGGTTCTGGCTTCAAGGGCGCAAATAACGCTGATGATGTTGAGTACGAAGTAAAAAACTAA
- the dnaJ gene encoding molecular chaperone DnaJ — MSAKRDYYEVLGVDKNADKDAIKKAYRKLAIQYHPDRNPGDKVAEEKFKEATEAYEVLSDDQKRPIYDQYGFAGLEGMGGGDAGGGYSHAFHDFSDLFGGSSGFSDIFENLFGGGFGFGGSSGGRSRSNNDGASLRYDLHIDFKEAVYGCKKDITFRRDEQCPDCHGTGGAAGSSVKTCPSCGGRGQVGRSSGFFVVQQTCPTCHGKGTVIDKPCASCRGTGVFAKSTTMSVKIPAGVENGRRLSIHGMGNAGTHGGSAGDLIIVVNVRSDRYFERDGHDLYCAVPISISQAILGATIEIKNLDEKTLSIKVPAGTQHGKFLRIRDEGVPFEGSSRKGDLYVKIMVQIPSKLSRQQIAAMEAFAALEKPTSSPDLLTRESLG; from the coding sequence ATGTCTGCAAAACGTGATTATTACGAAGTTTTAGGTGTTGATAAAAATGCGGATAAGGACGCAATAAAAAAAGCTTATAGAAAACTTGCCATTCAGTATCATCCAGACCGCAATCCAGGTGATAAGGTCGCAGAGGAAAAATTCAAGGAAGCAACAGAAGCTTATGAAGTTCTAAGCGATGATCAAAAACGTCCGATTTATGATCAGTATGGCTTTGCTGGATTGGAAGGAATGGGAGGCGGAGATGCTGGCGGTGGATATAGCCACGCTTTCCATGACTTTAGCGATTTGTTCGGCGGCTCAAGCGGATTCAGCGATATTTTTGAAAATCTTTTTGGCGGCGGATTTGGCTTTGGCGGAAGTTCAGGCGGAAGAAGCAGAAGCAATAATGACGGCGCGAGTTTGCGTTATGATTTGCATATTGATTTTAAAGAAGCGGTTTATGGCTGCAAAAAAGATATAACTTTCAGGCGGGACGAGCAGTGTCCTGATTGCCACGGAACAGGAGGAGCCGCAGGCTCTTCTGTAAAGACTTGTCCTAGCTGCGGCGGAAGAGGTCAGGTTGGAAGAAGCTCTGGTTTCTTTGTTGTTCAGCAGACTTGTCCTACTTGCCACGGAAAGGGAACTGTAATTGACAAGCCTTGCGCTTCTTGCCGCGGAACTGGAGTTTTTGCAAAGTCAACAACAATGAGCGTAAAAATTCCTGCTGGCGTAGAAAACGGACGGCGGCTTTCTATCCACGGAATGGGAAATGCTGGAACACACGGCGGTTCCGCCGGAGACCTTATAATAGTTGTAAATGTACGGTCTGACAGATATTTTGAGCGCGATGGTCATGATTTGTATTGCGCAGTTCCAATAAGCATATCCCAGGCGATTTTGGGTGCTACTATAGAAATCAAGAATCTTGATGAAAAGACTTTGTCTATAAAAGTTCCGGCAGGAACTCAGCATGGAAAATTTCTCCGCATACGCGATGAAGGCGTTCCATTTGAAGGCTCTTCAAGAAAAGGCGACCTTTATGTAAAGATTATGGTTCAGATTCCTTCAAAGCTTTCCCGTCAGCAGATTGCCGCGATGGAAGCTTTTGCCGCATTGGAAAAGCCAACATCTTCGCCGGATCTTTTGACAAGAGAATCCTTAGGCTGA
- a CDS encoding PP2C family protein-serine/threonine phosphatase, with protein MYKTKRHAVSIATGAVFLVILAFLVSAVSPAVKNARENVIFFAFTTTSVVFSIIYVVVTHLKNGILDIIRNKAFFTKETGILSEFIDKIRFCYSLDDFYEAISSVLELKGDCSVLFIDREKDYVLYNSPDRISCSKSVMDALRLNYPVTWSEGYFFMGDEFGIVTKQSQARGFILSRNKKHLYVFCRYTKLFDSEIYKLLYDEFARFQARALTISNLSEISSLSREWKQLADTQKSFLPLDMPKIDKLSVAAYYRPLVNVSGDYYSVLPISSTKTLLMLGDVSGKGLAAALVMGLVMNTVKILGDKENLPAMIRAVDKAIKGMKLQDKYTVLFIGIVDTEKMTIRYVNASMSDPLIITNSPSGYRIKPLTSNCSLVGIIDIDDVQVDEQRLFRDDVILMASDGVSEVMNDEGVELGDTELYQKTIKKSAAKSPKEFIDDVVNLIMEYNGGKKLRDDVTMMVAKVER; from the coding sequence ATGTATAAGACTAAAAGACATGCCGTTTCAATTGCAACGGGAGCCGTTTTTCTTGTAATTTTAGCTTTCTTAGTTTCAGCCGTTTCTCCTGCTGTAAAAAATGCACGTGAAAATGTTATATTCTTTGCCTTTACAACAACTTCTGTTGTTTTTTCAATCATCTATGTTGTTGTTACGCATTTAAAAAACGGAATTCTTGACATAATCCGGAACAAGGCGTTTTTTACAAAGGAAACTGGCATTTTAAGTGAATTTATCGATAAAATCCGTTTCTGCTATTCGCTGGATGATTTTTACGAGGCGATTTCTTCAGTTCTTGAATTAAAAGGTGACTGCTCTGTTCTTTTTATTGACCGTGAAAAAGACTATGTCCTTTACAACAGCCCGGATAGAATTTCCTGCTCTAAATCCGTAATGGATGCGCTCAGGCTTAACTATCCTGTTACTTGGAGCGAAGGCTATTTCTTTATGGGAGATGAATTCGGCATTGTAACAAAGCAGAGCCAGGCGCGCGGTTTTATTCTTTCAAGAAATAAAAAGCACCTTTACGTTTTCTGCCGATACACAAAGCTTTTTGATTCTGAAATTTACAAGCTTCTTTATGATGAATTCGCGCGTTTTCAGGCCAGGGCACTTACAATCAGCAATTTGTCTGAAATTTCTTCACTTTCAAGAGAATGGAAGCAGCTTGCGGACACACAAAAGTCGTTCTTGCCGCTGGATATGCCTAAGATTGACAAGCTTTCTGTTGCGGCATATTACCGTCCGCTTGTAAATGTTTCAGGAGACTATTATTCAGTTCTTCCGATTTCTTCGACAAAAACACTACTTATGCTGGGAGACGTTTCTGGAAAAGGTCTTGCGGCCGCGCTGGTCATGGGACTTGTTATGAACACAGTAAAAATTCTTGGAGACAAGGAAAATCTTCCTGCCATGATTAGGGCTGTTGACAAGGCGATAAAAGGAATGAAGCTTCAGGATAAATACACGGTTCTTTTTATTGGAATCGTTGATACTGAAAAAATGACAATCCGCTATGTAAACGCTTCCATGTCTGATCCGCTGATTATCACAAATTCTCCGTCCGGCTATAGAATCAAGCCTCTGACTTCCAACTGTTCACTTGTTGGAATTATTGACATTGACGATGTTCAGGTTGATGAGCAGCGTTTGTTCCGCGATGATGTTATTCTTATGGCTTCCGACGGTGTTTCTGAAGTTATGAATGACGAAGGCGTGGAACTTGGGGATACAGAACTTTATCAAAAGACGATTAAAAAGAGCGCGGCAAAGTCGCCAAAAGAATTTATAGATGATGTTGTAAATCTTATTATGGAATACAACGGTGGAAAAAAGCTCAGGGACGACGTTACAATGATGGTCGCCAAGGTCGAGAGGTAG